The sequence below is a genomic window from Paenibacillus sp. DCT19.
GCTGTCTGTATGGCAGTTTGGTTCTTCCATGCTGATCTTCCTAGCGGGTCTCAAAAATATCTCTCCTGAGATGTATGAGGCAGCGGGTGTGGATGGAGCGAATCCGATTCGTAAATTTTTCAGCATCACCTTGCCACTCCTCAGTCCAATTGTTTTGTTCAACCTGATCATGCAGACGATTGGTGCATTCATGACGTTTGTACCTGCCTACATCATCTCCAAAGGAGAGGGTGGTCCAATGGACGGTACGATGCTCTACTCTCTATACCTGTTCCGTCAGGCGTTTATGTTTAACAACATGGGTTACGCTTCGGCAATGGCCTGGATTATGTTGCTGATGATTGGTTTGCTTACTGTAGCCGTATTCCTGACATCCAAATTCTGGGTGTTCTATGAATCCGAAGGAGGGAAGTAACGATGGTTTGGAGAAATGTAAAATGGCCCATTTATCACCTGTTCGTTGCAGCTCTAGCCCTCCTGATGCTCTATCCTGTACTCTGGATGCTGTTCAGTTCCTTCAAGGAAAGCCGCACCATCTTTGTTACAGCAGACACGCTCTTCCCAACAGAATGGATCTGGAGCAACTATGTTGATGGTTGGAAAGGCGCTGGCGGTAGACCGTTCATGGATTACATTACGAACTCGCTTGTCATTGTTATTATCTCAACCATTGGTGCAGTAATATCGTCATCATTGATCGCTTTCGGTTTTGCCAGACTCAACTTCAAAGGACGTGCCTTCTGGTTCTCCATTATGATGTTGACTCTCATGCTGCCACATGACGTTGTACTCGTTCCTCAATATATTATTTTCACAAAGCTTGGTTGGCTGAATACGATCCTGCCGATTGTTGTTCCTACATTCTTCGGGATGCCGTTCTTCATCTTCCTGATGGTGCAGTTCATTCGAACGATTCCTAAGGAATTGGATGAGGCAGCTACGATTGACGGATGTAACAAATTCAGGCTATACATTCAGATTATTATGCCACTCATCAAATCATCGCTCGCTACTGCCGCAATCTTCTCCTTCTACTGGAGATGGGAAGACTTGCTGGGTCCCGTATTGTACCTGAATTCACCGGATAAATACACCGTTTCAATGGCACTGAAAATGTTCCTGGATAGCGAATCTGCCTCTAACTGGGGAGCGATGTTCGCGATGTCCATCGTCAGTCTCGTACCTGTTGTAGCTGTGTTCTTCATCTTCCAGAAACAAATTGTACAAGGGATGAGCACCAGCGGTTTGAAAGGCTAATTGCACGCGTTGGAACAGAACGCTGAACAAGGAGGCTATTTCCATTGAATAATGCTCAGGATCGTCATGCCGTTGCCTCGGAGGCAACGGCAGAGAACAACGAGAGTACAATTACAGCATGGAAATTTAAGTTTGGCCCTGGAGAAGAAATAGAAGGTTACAAGGCAGTATCTTCGAATACATTCTATGAGGCTCACCAGGGATTCGGATTTGAACAAGGCTCCATCGTGTATGAGAAACAACGAATCCATGAGAATGAGTCATCACGAGGGGCTAATCGCACTCAAGGTAACGGGGAGCCGGTTAACCTGGCCTCCCAATTACGTTCAAGCTTCTGTATCCCAACGAAAGCCTCCTTTGTCATGGATGTGCCGGATGGCACGTATCAGATCATGATGCTTGCTGGAGATGAGCTGGCTGAGACACGTACCCGTGTCAAAGCTGGAGAAGGCAGACTCATGGTACCAACCATTCATACGTTGCCAGGACAGTGTGCAGAGGTTCGATTCTCTGTCGTTGTTCGAGGAGGCAAGCTTCGCTTATCCTTCTCAGGCCCAGCACCACGAATTAATGCATTGGAAGTTACACTTGCGAACCAGACCATGACTGTGTTCCTGGCAGGCGATTCCACGGTTACGGATCAACCGGAGAGTGGTTACCCTTACTGTGGTTGGGGGCAGTTGTTGCCGGCTCAATTCAAACACGATGTGGCTGTAGATAATCATGCGCAATCAGGACGCAGTTCTCGCAGTTTCATTCATGAGGGACGCTTAGATGCCATTCAGAGGAAGATCAAGGCAGAGGATTATCTCTTTATTCAATTCGGACATAACGATGAGAAGCCAGATCCTAGTCGGGGAACGAAGCCTTTCACAACATATAAAGAGCATTTGAAAAAATATATTGATGTCGCCCGTGAGGCAGGGGCTCGTCCAGTGCTGGTTACGCCCGTTCATCGTCGCTATTTTGCGGACGACGGCACGCTAACAGATACGCATGGCGATTATATCGTAGCTGTACGTGAATTAGCGCAAGAGGAAGAAGTTCCGCTAATTGATCTTGCGGAGCGAAGCCGTCTTTTGTTCGAGCAGACGGGTATCGAGGGTACCAAAGAGGATTTTATGTGGGTGCTGCCTGGTGAATTTATGAACTTCCCTGCAGGTGTTGAAGACAACACGCACTTTCAAGAGCGCGGTGCTCATCGTCTTGCCGAGCAAGTGGCTGAAGCCATCCGTGAATTAAGATTACAGCCATTACAGATGTTCTTGCGTTAGAGGGAATTTCTAGCAATAAAGCAGAGGTCAATCGGAAGCACTCAGTTGAAGACGAGGAGGTTGGCATAGTGGGAACGAATCAGACGAATGTCACGAGCGATCATACAGGACACAGCGCA
It includes:
- a CDS encoding carbohydrate ABC transporter permease is translated as MVWRNVKWPIYHLFVAALALLMLYPVLWMLFSSFKESRTIFVTADTLFPTEWIWSNYVDGWKGAGGRPFMDYITNSLVIVIISTIGAVISSSLIAFGFARLNFKGRAFWFSIMMLTLMLPHDVVLVPQYIIFTKLGWLNTILPIVVPTFFGMPFFIFLMVQFIRTIPKELDEAATIDGCNKFRLYIQIIMPLIKSSLATAAIFSFYWRWEDLLGPVLYLNSPDKYTVSMALKMFLDSESASNWGAMFAMSIVSLVPVVAVFFIFQKQIVQGMSTSGLKG
- a CDS encoding rhamnogalacturonan acetylesterase — protein: MTAWKFKFGPGEEIEGYKAVSSNTFYEAHQGFGFEQGSIVYEKQRIHENESSRGANRTQGNGEPVNLASQLRSSFCIPTKASFVMDVPDGTYQIMMLAGDELAETRTRVKAGEGRLMVPTIHTLPGQCAEVRFSVVVRGGKLRLSFSGPAPRINALEVTLANQTMTVFLAGDSTVTDQPESGYPYCGWGQLLPAQFKHDVAVDNHAQSGRSSRSFIHEGRLDAIQRKIKAEDYLFIQFGHNDEKPDPSRGTKPFTTYKEHLKKYIDVAREAGARPVLVTPVHRRYFADDGTLTDTHGDYIVAVRELAQEEEVPLIDLAERSRLLFEQTGIEGTKEDFMWVLPGEFMNFPAGVEDNTHFQERGAHRLAEQVAEAIRELRLQPLQMFLR